The DNA sequence AGAATATTACCAAAAATACATTATATCCTTATACTTTGATTGTTATCGATAACGGAAGTGACATTGAGACTAAAAAGTATCTTGAGAATTTAAAGAAAAATAAGAATTTGGACTTAGTTTTGGTTGGAAATGAAAATAATCTGGGATTTATTAAGGCCGTTAATCAGGGAATAAAACGCTCTACGGCTCCTTATGTCTGCCTTCTAAATAATGATACTCAAGTTGCTGAAGGCTGGCTGGCGGAAATGGTCAAAGTAGCAGAGGCAAGAGACGATATAGGTATAGTTAATCCAAATAGCAATACATTAGGATGGAAGCCGAAGAAGAGACAATCGTTAGAAGTAGTTGCTCAAGAATTAGAATCTTATTCGGGAGAGTATTCCAGGCTGCCCTGGGCAAGCGGTTTCTGTATGCTTATTAAACGCAAAGTTATTCAAGAAGTTGGGCTTTTTGATGAAATATACGGTATGGGGACTTTTGAAGACGCCGATTTTAGTAAAAGGGCGCAGCGAGCAGGGTTTCTTTCTGTTTGCGCAAAGGCAGCTTACGTTTATCATCGCGAAAGACGTTCATTTATGAAATTTAAGAAATTTGACCGCGACTTTGAGCGCAACCGGCAAATCTTTTTCTCTAAATGGGGAAGGATAGAGCGCATCCTTTATATTTTAACTAAACATAATCCGGCATATACAGAGAAAATAAACGCAGAGGCCGTAAAATTGGCTTGCCAGGGAAATATTATCTGGATTTTTTTAAAAGGTAAAGATAGGCAAAAGATTAATGAACACTCTAATGTTTATATCTATAATTTACCAAGGTCTTTCTTTAGTTTAGTCAGTATTTGGCGAATCCTGAAACGCAAAAAGAAATTTGACAGGATATATGCGGATGATGAAGATTATGCAAAAAGGTTGGACAATTTTAAGCTCTTTCACAAAGCAGAGGTAGTCTATGCGCAATAAAATTCCCCTATCTGTTGTGGTTATTACCAGGAATGAAGAAGTAAATATTAAAGAATGCCTGGAATCGGTTAACTGGGCGGATGAACTTATTGTAGTTGATGATAATAGCAGAGATAGGACAGTAGAGATTGCCCAGAACTATACGGATAGAATCTTTCAAAAAAAGATGGATATCGAAGGCAGGCATCGCAACTGGGCCTATGGCCAGGCGCGCAATAGCTGGGTATTAAGTTTAGATGCTGACGAGAGGGTAACACCGAAATTAAAAGAGGAAATAGCTGAGGTAATAAGTAATCCCGGTGAGTTCAAAGGTTTTTCTATTCCCCGCAGAAATTATATTGGAAATTATTGGGTTAAGCATGGCGGTTGGTACCCTAGCGCACAATTAAAGTTGTTTGAAAAGCAAGATTTCCGCTGGGAAGAAGTTGAGGTCCATCCCCGCGCATTCTTAAACGGCACTTGCGGAAAGCTGAATAGCGATATAATCCATTATTCTTATAAAAACTTTGATGATTTCCTGAATAAAATGAACAGACAAACTACCCTTGAGGCAATTAAATGGGTTAAAGATAAAAGACGGATGGGTTTGGGACGCGCCCTCTGGCGCACATACGACCGTTTTATGCGCACCTTCTTCCGTAAAAAGGCGTACAAAGATGGATTTACAGGTTTTATGGTCTCTATCTTTGCCGGTCTTTATCAACTCTTAAGTTATGCTAAATATTGGGAATTAAAAAGGACGGGCAATGTCTAAAGAGACGCTTTCCGTAGTTATTATTACTAAAAATGAAGAAGACAAGATTGCCCCTTGTTTAGAGAGCGTAAAATGGGCCAATGAGATTGTTGTCGTTGATGATTTAAGCGAAGACTGCACAGTAGAGATTTGCCAAAAATACGGCGCCGGAGTAATTTCTCACAAGTCCGAAGGGAACTTTGACCGCCAGCGCAATATCGGCATAGACAATGCCGGCGGTGATTGGATATTGCAGATGGATGCGGACGAAATAGTTAGTGAAGGATTAAGACAGGGCATTCAAAAGGTGCTCGCAGATAATTCAGATTGTGCCGGCTATAAGTTTAAGCGAAAGAATTATTTCTTAGGCAAACCTCTTTTGTATGGCGGGTGGTATCATGATTTTTTGAGAATGTTTAGAAAAAGCGCTGGTAAATATGTGGGAGCCAGTGTGCATGAACTTGTAGATGTGCAGGGGAAGATAGGATACATAAATGCGGATATGGAACATTATGTATCTCAAAGTATCAGCCAATTTGCTGAAAGGCAGAATTATTATACATCAGTAGAAGCAAAAAGACTATTGAGAGAACACGGATTAGTGAATAATAAAGAAATAAGATACCACCTGACTATAAAACCTTTAAAGCTGTTCTGGAAAACATATGTTAAAAAACAGGGCTTTCGCGACGGTGTGCACGGCCTTATCTA is a window from the Patescibacteria group bacterium genome containing:
- a CDS encoding glycosyltransferase family 2 protein; this encodes MKSDIIIPVWNQLELTKECIKNITKNTLYPYTLIVIDNGSDIETKKYLENLKKNKNLDLVLVGNENNLGFIKAVNQGIKRSTAPYVCLLNNDTQVAEGWLAEMVKVAEARDDIGIVNPNSNTLGWKPKKRQSLEVVAQELESYSGEYSRLPWASGFCMLIKRKVIQEVGLFDEIYGMGTFEDADFSKRAQRAGFLSVCAKAAYVYHRERRSFMKFKKFDRDFERNRQIFFSKWGRIERILYILTKHNPAYTEKINAEAVKLACQGNIIWIFLKGKDRQKINEHSNVYIYNLPRSFFSLVSIWRILKRKKKFDRIYADDEDYAKRLDNFKLFHKAEVVYAQ
- a CDS encoding glycosyltransferase family 2 protein; amino-acid sequence: MRNKIPLSVVVITRNEEVNIKECLESVNWADELIVVDDNSRDRTVEIAQNYTDRIFQKKMDIEGRHRNWAYGQARNSWVLSLDADERVTPKLKEEIAEVISNPGEFKGFSIPRRNYIGNYWVKHGGWYPSAQLKLFEKQDFRWEEVEVHPRAFLNGTCGKLNSDIIHYSYKNFDDFLNKMNRQTTLEAIKWVKDKRRMGLGRALWRTYDRFMRTFFRKKAYKDGFTGFMVSIFAGLYQLLSYAKYWELKRTGNV
- a CDS encoding glycosyltransferase family 2 protein is translated as MSKETLSVVIITKNEEDKIAPCLESVKWANEIVVVDDLSEDCTVEICQKYGAGVISHKSEGNFDRQRNIGIDNAGGDWILQMDADEIVSEGLRQGIQKVLADNSDCAGYKFKRKNYFLGKPLLYGGWYHDFLRMFRKSAGKYVGASVHELVDVQGKIGYINADMEHYVSQSISQFAERQNYYTSVEAKRLLREHGLVNNKEIRYHLTIKPLKLFWKTYVKKQGFRDGVHGLIYCIFDSYIHFLKWAKYWELIRQK